One Candidatus Nitrotoga arctica genomic window, CATACAGGTGGATTCGAGCCGTACCGGTGCGGAAGAGGAGGAGATGATCGCACGGCTGCTGAAAGTAGAACATACCGATGAGCCAACGGAGATCGTGATCCACGTCAACATGCTGAAAGAAGGTTGGGATGTGACTAACCTTTACACCATCGTGCCATTGCGTGCGGCCAATGCGCGCATCCTGATCGAGCAATCCATCGGGCGCGGCCTGCGCTTGCCATATGGCAAACGCACCGGCGTGACGGCGGTAGACAGATTAAACATTATCGCGCATGACAAGTTTCAGGAAATCATCAATGAGGCGAACCGACCTGGTTCTGCCATTCACCTGAAGGAGGTGATACTAGATGACGATGTCTTCGGGCAAAAAACGGCGACCATCGTTTCGCAATCGCAACTCGCCACCAAGCTGGGGTTGAAACCAGCCGATGCGACTGGCAGCACGCAGATGGCAGGGCAGGATGTACAGCTCATCTTCATCAGGCCGGAAGAGCAGAAGGTCGCACAAATCGCTTATGAAGTGATTCGCAAACTGGAGAATCAGCCGACGACTGTGCCAACGCTGGCTCACTTGAAAAACCCGGAGATTCAGGCGGCCATCGTCAAGGCTGTGCAAGAGCAGCATCGGCCTGCGCAGATGGAGTTGGAAGGTGTGACCGAGCAACCGGATTTCGTCGCCATTGTGGCAAAAACGGTGGAGTTGGTGACGCAACAGACAATAGATATTCCACGGATTCTGGTTGTGCCCAAGGGCGAGGTGAAAGCCGGATTCAAACCGTTCATACTGAAGCTGGAGGCGCTGAAGTATCCAGCTGTCTCAGAGGAGCTATGGATCCAACACCTGCGCACAAGCCAGCTTGAAGTGGTGACGTTAGGTAATGGCGGTATTGAAGAAAAGAATATGGAAGATTATGTCGTCAGTGGTCTGGTGGACTTCGACGATGTTTCTTATGACGATCAGGCTGATCTTCTTTATGAATTAGCATCGCAAACCATTAAGCATTTTTGCTCATACTTATCCGAGGATGACGCGCGCAAGGTGTTGCGTTGCTACCAGAGACCGATTGCGCAGTTTATCCATGCACAAATGCAGGAGCATAGCTGGGAAGATTCCGTTGATTACGAAGTGGTAGTGAGTAAAGGATTCACGGAATTTAAACCCAGTGCCTACACCTATGCTGTTAATGAGCCGTCCGCTGATTACCGGGTTTCGCCTGCAGATAAGAGCAATATGTCGAAGTATGTGTTCGGCGGTTTCAGGCGTTGCTTGTACCCGGTGCAGAAGTTTGACTCGGAAGCGGAGCGCGTGTTGGCGGTTATCCTTGATCGCGATGCCGACAAGTGGTTCAAACCTGGCAAGGGACAGTTTCAGCTTTTCTACAAGCAGGGCGCAAACCATCTGGAATATCAGCCTGATTTCGTGGCCGAGACGAAAAATGCGATCTACATGCTGGAGCCGAAGGCCAGCAACCAGATGGAAGATGCCACTGTTCTAGCCAAGAAGGAAGCGGCAATCAAGTGGTGCAAGAATGCTTCGGACTACGCGGCAGCCAATGGTGGCAAACCTTGGCGCTATGTGCTGATCCCGCATACTGCGATTGCGGTGAATATGATGCTGGATGGATTGGCAGGACAGTTTGGATGCTATTAGGACTTGCGAAGTTGATGATGGCAGTTGCTTAAAACGTGAATTGTATTTTCAATGAATTTCGATTTTGCCACTCTTGATCTATTGCGCCAGAGCCATCCAGCGTGGCGTTTGTTGCGCTCGGATCACGCACCACTGGTAGCGAGTTTTTTGCAGCGAGTGTTTATCGTGCCGAATGTGCGCGTTATGGCGCAAGCTGATTTGGCAGAATCACTCGAAGACGAACTGTTTGCCTTGCGCGAGAGTCTAGGCTTAGATGCTTTTCCCAAGTCTGCACTTGAATACCTCAACGACTGGGCAAGCACTGAGAAGGGGTGGTTGCGCAAATTCTATGTTCAAGGGTCGGATGAACCGCATTTCGATCTTTCCCCACCGACAGAAAAAGCGATTACTTGGCTTGCAACGCTCACCCAGCGCAGCTTTGTTGGTACTGAGTCCCGCTTGCTTACGCTGTTCGAGTTGCTTAAGCAGATGAGTGAAGGATCTGAAACTGATCCTCAAACGCGTGTTGCTGAATTACACAAACGGCGTGATGAAATTGATAGGGAAATCGAACAAATATTATCGGGTGACATTCCGCTGTTAGATAACACCGCATTGAAAGACCGCTTCCAGCAATTCACGCAATTGGCGCGGGAGCTGCTAAGCGATTTTCGTGAGGTAGAGCATAACTTTCGTGGTTTGGATCGACGCGTGCGGGAGCGCATCGCACTGTGGCAAGGCTCTAAAGGAGCGCTACTGGAAGAAATCATGGGCGAGCGGGATGCAATTTCCGACTCGGATCAGGGACGCAGCTTTCGCGCATTCTGGGATTTTTTGATGTCCAGTCGACGGCAGGAGGAACTGTCGGTATTGCTTGAGCGCGTGTTGGCCTTGCCACCTGTCATTGAACTCAAGCCTGACAGCCGAACACGTCGTGTACATTATGATTGGCTGGAGGCTGGAGAACATACACAGCGGACCGTCGCCCAACTTTCGCAACAGTTGCGGCGGTTTCTTGACGACCAGGCTTGGTTGGAAAACCGCCGCATCATGGATATTCTGCACGGTATCGAAACTAAAGCGTTAGCAGTGCGCGAATCTCAGCCGTCAGGTGTGATGACGGATATTGCAGATACGGCTGCTGATATCGAGTTACCGATGGAACGACCACTACACACACCTTCCA contains:
- a CDS encoding DEAD/DEAH box helicase, with protein sequence MNRHVNAIAGRLSLRAPQRHSLEILDRITEIIPPKKGADVAAALEIIRSEFPSVTDFERDFPSLCFALATGVGKTRLMGAFISYLHLAHGINNFFVLAPNLTIYNKLITDFSDRTHPKYVFKGISEFAIDAPSIITGDNYDQHDPASGTLFGGVRINIFNISKINSEVRGGKAPRIKRLSEYIGESYFDYLAGLPDLVLLMDESHRYRASAGIKAINELKPILGLELTATPFVEIAKGSVQFKNVIFDYPLGKAMADGFVKEPAVVTRKNFNPAGMSPEEIERMKLEDGVRLHESVKVELETYARETSNPIVKPFLLVIARDTTHAGQLLALIQSDGFFEGRYKDKVIQVDSSRTGAEEEEMIARLLKVEHTDEPTEIVIHVNMLKEGWDVTNLYTIVPLRAANARILIEQSIGRGLRLPYGKRTGVTAVDRLNIIAHDKFQEIINEANRPGSAIHLKEVILDDDVFGQKTATIVSQSQLATKLGLKPADATGSTQMAGQDVQLIFIRPEEQKVAQIAYEVIRKLENQPTTVPTLAHLKNPEIQAAIVKAVQEQHRPAQMELEGVTEQPDFVAIVAKTVELVTQQTIDIPRILVVPKGEVKAGFKPFILKLEALKYPAVSEELWIQHLRTSQLEVVTLGNGGIEEKNMEDYVVSGLVDFDDVSYDDQADLLYELASQTIKHFCSYLSEDDARKVLRCYQRPIAQFIHAQMQEHSWEDSVDYEVVVSKGFTEFKPSAYTYAVNEPSADYRVSPADKSNMSKYVFGGFRRCLYPVQKFDSEAERVLAVILDRDADKWFKPGKGQFQLFYKQGANHLEYQPDFVAETKNAIYMLEPKASNQMEDATVLAKKEAAIKWCKNASDYAAANGGKPWRYVLIPHTAIAVNMMLDGLAGQFGCY
- a CDS encoding DUF3375 domain-containing protein: MNFDFATLDLLRQSHPAWRLLRSDHAPLVASFLQRVFIVPNVRVMAQADLAESLEDELFALRESLGLDAFPKSALEYLNDWASTEKGWLRKFYVQGSDEPHFDLSPPTEKAITWLATLTQRSFVGTESRLLTLFELLKQMSEGSETDPQTRVAELHKRRDEIDREIEQILSGDIPLLDNTALKDRFQQFTQLARELLSDFREVEHNFRGLDRRVRERIALWQGSKGALLEEIMGERDAISDSDQGRSFRAFWDFLMSSRRQEELSVLLERVLALPPVIELKPDSRTRRVHYDWLEAGEHTQRTVAQLSQQLRRFLDDQAWLENRRIMDILHGIETKALAVRESQPSGVMTDIADTAADIELPMERPLHTPSIKPQIADIVLEEGDVEIDAGALYSQVVIDKAQLVRHIRHALQDRSQVTLRELCEMQPLQRGLAELVAYLQLAGDTFKAVVDEEVTDEIFWRREELDGQEQVKRARLPRVIFVR